The Gossypium arboreum isolate Shixiya-1 chromosome 6, ASM2569848v2, whole genome shotgun sequence DNA window GTCAATCTGGATCAAGttaattcaagttttaaattGTTCGGATCAGTTCCGAGTTCAGATCACTTCAGGATAAGGTGAAATCTGGTTCGGGTTGTTCATTTTTTATAGTCAAATAACATCAGGTCGGGTTTAGATTCAGGCTTTCACGTTTAGGTCaggatttaaaaattaaaagtctAAATTATTCCTAAAATCGAAATTGAAACAGCTCACATGTCTCATAAGCAAGTAAATGAAAGGCAGATCAGAAAATCGAAGTTTTTATTCAATAAAGTAAACCCTAAAACGCAAAAAGCAATACAGTATAACCCATCGATTGTTTCTATCAATTTTCTCAACAAAAATATAATGCAGAGAAACCCTAATCACTTAAGCAAGTAAAATCAGCAGAAGAGAATAGgaagtatgtatatataaatacacACACAGAGGGAGACAGAGAGGGGTACCGTGCTTGAGCATTTTGAGGAGGGCCAAAGAGGAGATGTAGACCTGCTCCGACGAATCGAGAGTCGGCGAATCCGGCGGTGGGTGACCCAACGCGCCACCAGCACCGGCGAACATCCTGTGCAATCGTTCCATACCGGACATCGTCGATCGGAGTTTTTGGGAACTTTTCTTTGGCAGCAAGACAAGTGAGAATTTCTCTGATTTTTTTCTGTCCCTTTCGCTTTGCAGCTCTCTATAAATACTTATGGGCTGTAAAGGCTAATATATATAATACGGCTTGTTATGTCGGTCCAGGTCCGGTCCAATTTAAGCAATAGGTAGTGGACCTAAAtggcccaaaaattaaatagatgGGCTTCTTTGAGCCCAGTAATCAGGGTAGCAATGGAGATTTTTTACttgtatataaaaaataataataataaattcggTTCATTCTGATCAAATCGAATCCAAACCTAGTTTAACTTGATTTGATTCTAAAAATTACGTTTAACTTAAACTTATGCTAATTCGAACTCAAAATTGACTCAAACTTGGAACAATCTAAATTAAAATGACATAAACACAAAATAATCTAAACTCAAACTAACCCAAACAAATAATCTAAAATGATTTAAACTAAAATTGATCATAACTCAAAATTATTCGAACCTGAAATAACTCAGAGACATTAAAACTAAATAGCCCAAAATCAGTATGACTCAAAACCCAAAACACTTCCAACCCAAATCAGATAAGTGAACAGATGTTGATATATGTTGGTAGCAATATCCTAAACTAAATCATGCATTATCCCACAATTATCCATCTGTTATAGAAAACACTATAATGGACTATAAATAGATGGTATTGCAATGGGATTGTGTGATGCTTAGGGTGCATAATTTAATTTGTTtctcaatatttttaaaattaataaattgataTTTCTAAAAAAAAGTAGagtaatttaattctttttaatattGCAAGTAAGTAATTAAAGACAATTAATTACGACGTTAATGTCTTTTGTTAGTTGTACATACTTTTGATTGCTATAACAACGAATTTAGTCCTTaatgtttacatgttttgtcaaaTTTATTGATTCTAAAAAAATCAACAAAATTAGCCTCAACATTCACACATGTTGCATGCTAAATTTGTTAAATAAGGACCACATTGATAGAATGTCTAAAATTTAAGAGttgaatttgttattataccaatcaagGTTACGTATAATTGGCGGAAAATATTAACTTTGAGATTAATTGTTCTTAATTGCTCATCTTCTAAATTGATAGAGATTAAATTGCTCGAATTTTTTTAGAGGAATCAACTTGTTCAATATCAATATTGAGAGGAATTGGAGAGGTGTTTTggcctctctcttttttttcccttCAGCATAAAAAATGAGTGGGGAAGAATTTAGTAGGAAATGTGAGATTTAGTGTAGTGAAATTCTTCTCTAGGCAAGGCCCCACAAGCGTGATTAAGTCCGAATTACAATAACAACTACTTGTATTTTAGATTTCTATTCTTACTATGTTTGCATGTTAGTATATCATTTGGTATACCCATGTTTCTTGGCACACTTCACTACAAATATCACATTTTCACAAGGTttgcattatttatttatttagaagaGTTTACAAGTATGATTACATGGATAAGTATAATACAAATCACATTTAATATATGCTCAATCAGCTAAAATTAGAAAAGACCCAATACAAATATGATGGACTGGAAACCAGAATAAATTCAAACAAACCCACACATGGTAGGACTCAAACTTAGAATAATCTAACAAAAAACCTACACATAACATTTTCAGTATATATATCTTTTTGGTATAATCACAAGTTCCTTAATTCGTTTttgggataaatctcaaaactgTACATGAATTATAgtttaatgtgcaattgtatacattaattttgattttgtgcagttttatatatgaaattttgatttgatcagATTCTTGTAAATTAtcaacacaattattgatataatatcattttatgtttatatatcacatacatgaataattatatttatccaatataaaaataaattaatatatttatttctttgaatatgcatgattaaatcaaaattaaaatttcaagtatatatTTGAACCATAATTTGAGTTTTACGTATATAATTGTactaaattaaagttcatgtatatacattaaatcaaagtttatatataattttgagatttatcctttTATTTTACTATCTAAGACTAATCATATACGAGTTAGAGGTGAAATTTAAGTAAAACCCTTCTAAAATGGCAACTCCAACATTTACAATTCCACGTGATAAAACTCAAATCCGATGCTTAAAACCTTAAAAATGTCAACTTTCCCAACACTATCAGAGCATTAAAGATTGATATGTCACTATTTCCTCGAATATTCCTTGAACttcttgatttttttaatatatcgTAATCAATCATTTTTAACCAAATTGGAAGTAGAtaattatgtatataaataaacacaaatatatGATGGTTGTTAATAAATTACAGTTAAGGTTATTAACTTATTAATAAATTTACGTTTTGGtcatttaactttaaaaagttataaaatggtcactaaactagTCAAAAGTTTTCGTTTAATTCACTAGGCTGTTAAAATCGCTGCTGtatagtttagttttttttttccatgAAACAGCTTGAATATTACAAATCTTCGAACTAAAATCTAAACAACTTTCTTTTCTTATCTCCGACATTGGCCTTCAGATCGACTTGAATCTAAGCTATGTTCTTCTACTCTTTGATGAGTATTGATCTACCACATTGATAGTCAAATTATTACTTGAAGCTCATTAGCCagattttcttaaaaaaataaacttaataacttaatgacttaaataaaaattctgaataattcaatgactattttataattttttaaaattgaatgactaaaatataaatttattaataattttataactttagGTATAATTTATAGAGATAaaatccaaaaatgaatgggcaTGGATTCTTAAAACCCATGACCAATTAACTCGTCAAAAGACTATAATTATTTGGAATAGGTTGGTAGCTATCACAATCATGAACCAAAGTTGACGAGTAGATACTAAACACATCAGCAACATTCCAAAGGGTCAAAATTTGAGCaccaataattaaatttatttaatttatccaCTCACTCTCAATATCAATCCACATGCtgataataaaaatatcaaattattattaaataattgacTTTTAATTCAACTTGCCTAATTGGTGGGGGGGTATAAATTCATAATAGTGACGAAATTTCATAAAGTTAAATTTGTTGTATTCTTTCTTTTAAGTTAATTAAGAGTAAATTTTGATGGATAGTGCAATACGTATGGTCTATTTTTTATTTCACGTTATaatattattgtaatatttaattttacCGTCATTATTGTACACCGTCTATCTAAATTCATACTAAGTATTTCACATTAATTCCTTAATATCATTAGAGTTTAGGGTTTGTTTTAGATTCACAAACTtattttttaatatgttttttaaaaaatactttatATTTATGGGTGTGGAGTTCGATATataaattgaattgtatgtatAAATTCTGTTGTACAATCGTTTGTGGATAATGAATTGACTTTATTGTAAACTCGATAGTCATGAATGTCGAGATGCTACTAGTAATTTTTTAGAATTCTCTTATAAAATCTTGTATTTTATCGTTATGAAAATAAGGTTGATGTAATGGAACAATAATTCAACTCTTGCGTGTTGAAGTATGTTGTAACTATCTGAAAAAAAATGATGTAACTATTTTTGagttatttcaaatagaaaaataatatatattagtaATTTTTGTGTATTAAGAAAACTCTATTCTTTTATAAATTTGaaggttttttattattttataaatatgatgAATTTTGATATTATTAGCAAAGGTTAAAGCTCTGAATTTTTAAGTACTTGAATTTAAGTCTCACTATATGTAATTGTCATATGTGGGTTTTCAATAGATGTGAGTCGGGTTGGGTCTAGGTTAGGTCTATATATGCTATTAATACACATTATGTTTGCTTAAGCTTGGTCAGAAATATGAGCTTCAAATTTTGTCAAAACTCATCTATATTTATAAATGACTAATCCAATCTTGTTTTAGGCATgcccatgttattattattttaattcttttaaaaatgatattagttttaatttaatgttttactTTTTTccatctattaaaaatttcagcaTACATAACAATTTTTAACGTTTACATTTTAGTATTAAATATTGGATTTATttgttctaaattacataatacataaaaataaaataaatatatattacaaagTAGAAAATGCAACGTGCCAGGCCACACTCGAACCTTGAATTTTGGAGCCCAAACTTGGCTTATATTTTAAATGAGCTTGATTATTTACCCACACTTGTTTTTCAAATCTTATACTTTTGTTCAAATCCTCCTATATTTCAAACAAGCTCAGGGCTTGGACGAATATATAAAGCCATTGAACATGTCTACTCTCTAGTCTTACTAGGCACATCTTCCATGTGTAGATTTTGTTCGGTTATATTCTAATTTGATTCTATTTTAAAATTGATCATATGGTTAAAAATATCATGGAAGTCACTATACTaagagttagattgcattttactCTCTTTActtaaaaaatgggcaaattagtccctttatattagattaaagagcaaactaatcatttctgttaaaaatttcattcattttcacTGTTAGAAGCTAGCATGGCAGATGAAGTAATTAGACAATTACACATGGCGTGTCGCGTGTACCTCATTCTAGCATACATGGActagtttttaacaataaaaatagatggaATTTTAAATAGAAAGATCATATTGCTTTTTGATCTAACGTACAAGaaataatttacctattttttgaGTAGATGAgacaaaatacaatttaatttttagtaCAAAAACCTCCATAGTATTTTTACTTTAATCAGAAATGTATTTGTATTTCGATGTAAGCTCTAAACAAATAGATGAAATTAAATGGGACACAGACTAAATTAGCACATTGAAATGTTATTATTCTTGTTGCAATACATTCAATCCAAAGAAAATCAATAAAGTTCCAACAGCAATGAATTACAAAACATCATCCCATTCGGGATTTTTATTAAATCATGGAATTATTTGTGCTTACAATATAGAGAAACcactaaattttaatttcaacttCATATTTTTGTGCTTCAGCCTTCCCTTGGGGTGACCTAAGATGCCGACGGTGTCTCTCTTGGGACAGTAGTTTCGCAAACCTACAATTATaaacatcaatttttttttctaattaaatacATTTTGGTCGGAATTGaaaaataaagttttgaaaaatcaAACAATAATTTTATTGTTGTTTTGATTTATAATATTGTTGAGTATTTTTCTCTATTCCTTTaagatgtgatgtttgtatatttatatgatatgcgTACTGTTCATTGATATGACATATTGGGTAGGTTTCATGCACACAAAATATGTATCCTATTCTAAACCTAACACGTGTTTATACAACCTCATGCATATGTAACTTCGCAAGAGAGCAAGGTTGACTTGTGAGCTCAGCCCGCAAGCTCAATAGAATCTGACTCAAACCAATTCGGATTTTTAAACCAGTAATGATAATTATCCTAACAAAtatatagaaaatttttcattttcggGGACAAAGCCCTTGCGCTCCCCTTAGTTTCATCATTGAATGAAATATGACTTATGCAAAGTTTGTAGTGTTTaattcctctctctctctctatagatatatgcatgcatgtatgtATACCTTTTAAGGGCTTCTTCATTAGTTTCTTCTTTGAAAGGCTCAAAAATGCCGGTTTCCAAATTAACCCTAGAAACTTGCTTCTTCAACAGTCCCTCACCGACTTTCACCAGTTCATTCAAATTATTCGCAGTCGCTATGTCAACAGATGATACATCCCCAGATAATCCGTCATCCTACATACCATTCAAAGATGTTAATAATTAACAAATCAAAACTCAATTACCAGGAAATTGTTGTCAAGGGTACACACAAACTTCAATTAAGAACGCTAGCAAGGGTGGGGTAGAAAAATTAGggggtaaaatgaattataaaaaatgcaattttactattatattaacttattattttaccattatattaacttattattttacaaatttagaAGGAGCAAACTATATTTTTACCATTCTTGAGACTCCCCTAAAAAAAAaacttcataatttatttatttagaattatgtatttatataaacacaaaaattataTATACAAGATTATAAACTCAAAAAATGTgtaaaactaaataaaattttggctaaaatggtaaaattaaaatctaaaactCTAATATTTTAGGCTGAAATACCAACATagacatataaaaaataataaataccgtcagtaataatataatttattttgtaaaaagaatttattttaagttatttccgATTGAGTTGGCATTTATCGATTTGCAACATCAACCCAGTCAAGAGTTTTAAGTATAATATATAGTGCAGTGCCATATATGAACTTTGAATTTATACGATTTTTTATAAATGagattttgatttgatttgattttcacAAATCACTAACAACGTTATCAAATTAGCATCATTTTAAGTTGATATATTGCAtatataaacaattatattaattcaatataaaataaatatatgtatccATTTCTTTAAATGAATAccattgaatcaaaatcaaaggttttatatatacatataaatcacAATATTTAAGTTACATATGTATGCATCAAACTAAAATTCATGTATCAAATTGCAAATCTGACCAAAGTTCgtgtataaatttaatatttatttgaaagaaaaaACTAACAAACATTTTCCGAGTAGGTAAATGCATGCATTAAATTACCTGGATACGAAGGTATTTATCTGAGTGAAGAGCTTCAAATACTACAGAAAGGTGAAGGTCTACCATGTCTCCACTAGCTTGAGTAAATACATCCACCAACGGCGTCGAACCACCGCTGGTTAGCCACCCTAACATACCCCATTTCGCCGACTGTTTAGCATTGTATCTCTTTTCGTCTTTTTTAGAGCCAGTCCCCAATGAAATAACCAGAAATTTCCCATAATCCATGGGTTTCGTTGGAAAAAAATCAGGGTTTCCCTTAATGATCTCCTTGCTCACTTCCCCCATTGCCACTAAAGTCTGAAAAATAAAAGGGGCtaaatccaaaatatacatttatACAAACATAAGTATAATTTGTAAAAACAGCTCTCCCATCTCTCTCAATTTCAATATTGAGAAAATTGATCTCTCTTGAAAAAATCGAAGTAGTTTAGTTCCTGTCAATTTTGAAAGTGAACAACTAAAGACAATTAACAGGTGTTAACATTTTCCgccaattatacataaatttgattggtatgataataaatttagccctttagatattctatcaatttgaggCTAAATTTATTGAATCTTTTAGAATCAAGATCAAattgacaaaatatgtaaaaatcgagggttatatatattattataccaacaatatatatatgtacaattgaTGGAAAACATTAATATTGCGGTTAATTGTTCTTAATTTCTTACTTTCAAAACCGGCAGGGATTAAATTAGTTCGATTTTTTTGGAAGGGGCCAGAGAggtatttttactatttcttttagtaaggactaaattgtaaactttGTAAAAGTACAAGGCCATGACAGCATATTTGACCATGTAATTAAACAGATATCAATTTAGAAAATGCATACCGGGTTATTTGCAGCCACACCACCATCAATGAGGTTATATTCTCTCACGTCCCCGTTGTCGGTTTGGATTTTAAAGTAATGGGCAGGGAGATATGTTGGTGCAGCTGAGGTTGCTATGCATATGTCTGTGAGCAAGGCATCCAAAGTAGGTTTTTTCTTCACCTGCATGTTGAAACACAACATAATAAGACAAATCAAacatctatctatctatctatctatctatctatctatctatctatattGTTGAAGGGAAGTTGCCTCCAAGAAATCTTCAAAGTGCTATTTGTCTAGAGTCGTTGAACCTTTTAATAGGTTGGTATTGTCTTAGGTTGAGTTAAGATTTTGTTTCCCAACTCTGTGGAGAGCCTGAATGCATGAAAAAGCTACTTGGGTCATGGGTTTATAAAACGGGAGCATTTAGTTGGGTCAGACTGTGTGTGATGCACAATCACTCACCCAAGAAAATGGTGATTATTTTCCTATGGTATGGCAAACCCAAACCTATAAGATATAGGTCACTAGAGGGGAGACATGATACCACTTGATCTAGCTACTATCACGCAGAAAGATCTTGCTCAGTCAACTTCAAATGTGACCTTGCTAAACGTTGCATAGCAATGCATGCGTGACCTTTACATGCCCCACACATGTTTCACAGTGCTATATAAGCCTTTCCCTATGGCTTAGTTAGGGAATTCCTTCTTTCTCTCAACACTAGAAATAAGAGCATTCTCCCCCATCTCTTATAAAAACACTTGTGATTCTTGGCCTCTGGGTGAACTGCCATCAACCACCAAACCCGTATTAtcctatcaatatatatatatatatatatatatatgtatgtgtatgtttatatAAGAACCTGATAGCTTGAAAAAATGGCTGGCTGGAGATGCTTGATATCAAATGTTGGGATAACAACGTTAGTTAATGTCTGGTGCAACCTTGTTTCTCCTAGCTTGTCTTTAACAATGTTATGTAAGAACTTGCCATCATATTTTGGTCCCGATAGAGCTTTGATAACTTTTGTTGTTCGAGAAAACAATGGACAtctggtaataaaataaaaacgttACTTAATTTTACATAATAATAACATACTGTTGAATCATAATTTGGTCGGTAAAAATATTATGGAGGTCTATATATTAGAAATTAGATTTCATTTTGCTCTTTCTAttaaaaaatggacaaattagccccTGTAcatagatcaaagagtaaattggttTTTCTGTAAAAAAATTatctatttctattgttaaaaattagtatacatatatatatcaatccGACGTACCCTGATTATTTCGTTAATCAGGTCAATTTTTAATCgtataaatgaataaaaaatttaaccaaaaattaacTTATTCTTTTCTCTAATATATAAgaactaatttaataatttttgaaTAAAACAACAAAATGCAACCTAACTCAAACATGTACCGTACCCTGGTTGAGGAAATATGTTAGGACAATTAGTTAGGTAAAAGTCTTTAATGTCTTTGGCAGCAAATAATGGTCGATTCTTTTCGTTCGGACAAGTTAGCATGGCTGTCACCAAGCCGCCGGTGCTGGTCCCTGCTATCACATCGAAGTAATCTGCTAGTCTTGCATCTTCACCGTCCAGTTCCTATGTAATAACACAAAACGTAAAATCTTTTTACTTAGTGATAAGCAAAAGGCCACGAATGTACTTACGTAAATTTGTGACAAAAGGACCATTCGATTACGATTTGCACCTAAAAACTCGGttcaattaataaaatttgacgtagttattaaaaattaataacatCAACTTCATTAAATTAATAACTTGGAGTTCGTcaacttaaatttaaaattttcccaaTCCTAAATGACCGGAATAATTAATTTTGTataacttgaataagaaatttgAAGTGGCTAGAGCAGGAAATGATCATCTAAACCTAAAATGACCTACTCCTAAATCCACCTAAAACCAAAACAACTTAAACCAAATACAATTCAAAACCAACCTAACTAGGGATAAAGCCAACATAATAAAAAATGATCAAATGATAAATTTTTGAAAGAGCcaaagtattttttatttatttattactattTCTATGTATGAAGTATTGTTGAGGGGCGACTCCTTCGGCCTATCAAACTCCCAATAGTGGTAAGGTATTGTTTTCGTATCAAGATTTTGTCTCCCTCCTCGACTAAGAGTCATGTACGGTTCACAAAGGAAAACATCTCGGTTTAGATTTTGTCTCCATCCAAGGCTCAAGCAGTATTATACTTGCAAATGTGTGAGCTATATGCCTTAAGTTGGTAGTTCAAGTCTCCCCGCACACACAGGTGACCTACATAATGACACCTCTCCTTTGAGCCTTACAAGTGCTCTCCCTTTGTGAACCATACATGGCTCTCAATGAAGGAGGGAGATAAAACCCGAAAACGAGGACATTTTAAAGAATTCTCTCGAAAAAATCCTCCCCACCCGAAACAAGTATAAAAAAATCTTAATAGGGGAGAAGGCCTCAGAGTCCTGACCGACCTCCATAGCTACGTCCCTAAACTCAGCCCTCCCAATTGATACATACGAATGtagta harbors:
- the LOC108481036 gene encoding patatin-like protein 2, which gives rise to MEGAKEQLQAPTYGDLITILSIDGGGIRGIIPGTILGFLESQLQELDGEDARLADYFDVIAGTSTGGLVTAMLTCPNEKNRPLFAAKDIKDFYLTNCPNIFPQPGCPLFSRTTKVIKALSGPKYDGKFLHNIVKDKLGETRLHQTLTNVVIPTFDIKHLQPAIFSSYQVKKKPTLDALLTDICIATSAAPTYLPAHYFKIQTDNGDVREYNLIDGGVAANNPTLVAMGEVSKEIIKGNPDFFPTKPMDYGKFLVISLGTGSKKDEKRYNAKQSAKWGMLGWLTSGGSTPLVDVFTQASGDMVDLHLSVVFEALHSDKYLRIQDDGLSGDVSSVDIATANNLNELVKVGEGLLKKQVSRVNLETGIFEPFKEETNEEALKRFAKLLSQERHRRHLRSPQGKAEAQKYEVEIKI